The Leptospira neocaledonica DNA window GGTTTAATACCAAGGAATAATCTCCTTTTTCAGGATTGTTGATTTCCAGTTTGCAAGGAGAAAGTTGGCTGATCTTATCTCCACATTTGATTTTAGAATCGAATAGGATTCCTTTTCTTAATAAGGAGACTCCTAGGTCCGGTTTATCCGTTAAAACTTCGATGAGTAGAGTAACTCTGTCTGCCTGTTTGATTCTAAATCTATATTCCCAAGCGCCTGTGAGAATGGTTCCGTCTACCTGAGCTTGGAAAGCGGAGGCTTCTGCTTTGGTAACTTTTTCAAAGCGTAATGGCTCATATCTCTGCTCTTCTCCACAATTATAGAGAAGAGCCAAAGAGAATATGCTGAATATGATACAGAGGCTTATATTCTTTTTCATAAGTTCTGTTGTCTGTATACTCTCACAGGAGTATTGTTTTTTCCAACACTCACGTAGAGATAATAGACCCCGCCGGTGCTTACGGATACAGCGGAGAATATTTGCTGCACGTTAGTGGAATCGGTAAGTCCGTTATTTGCGATTTGAGTCCATACGTTCGATGCAGATCCAGGGTTTGTAGTATTCGTACGATAGATACGGATACCGTTCGGATTATCGAATCCTACATAGAGATACGATCCATTTTTAGCCACCATGGTAATCGTCTTATTGGTAGAATCTCCGAAGTTGGTGATACCGTTTCCGTCGTCTCCCACTACGCTCCAGTCACCGGCATCACATTCAGTGTTCCCGCCAGTGGCAGTAGGATCACATTTCCATAATTGAGCTCTTCGGTTTGTGTCTGTTCCATCGGTACATCCTGTTACAGTTCCTGCACTTTGACGGATACCGCTTGCCTGAGTTCCTTGGATACAGATGGTCCGAGTCACATACAACTTATCGTTAAATTCTGCAAACTGAGCGAATGCTCTATCAGCAGGGATCAGATCATAGAATTTTGCAAGTTCCAAAGAGAACCAATTATTCGTGGTACTGTTATGCCATTTCGTATTTGTTCTTGGTCCTACTTCTGTCCAGTCCGCGCAAGTGTTCTTAGTGGAACATGCTGTAGTAGGGCTAGAAGAATTGGAACGGATGATTGAACCGTTATGACCAACTGCATGTAGACCACCATTCGCAGCATAGATCCTATTCTTGAATACGATCGAAGAATCCACTCCGATATAATATCCCCAGTTCGGACTGCTGTTTACGCTACCGTTTCCTCCGTTGGACGGTCCTCCGAAGTACGGCATATAATCGATTCGTATCCTTCTACCATTGCTACCATCGTAAGCATCACAATTCGAACCCGCAGTACAGTTTCCTGTTCCTGTATCAGCAGTATTAAATGTGATATAGCCGAAGTCAGGAGCATTCAATCCTCCTCCAGTTCCGGTTCCATCATTACTTGGTTTTGCAAAACCAGGGAATACTCTGTCGTTCAGAACACTGATAGAAGAAGTTCCTGCAGTTACAGTTCCTGTAATGGAACCCATATCGATGTACTTGTAATTCAGGTTGGTAGAAGTATCGTTCGAGTAGTAGATATAATCGAAGTTATAATTCGATCCACTCGGAACAGTTCTTGCCGCCGCGATGAAAATATACGGGTTACTTGATAGAGAACCTGTAGTGAAAATTCCTCTTCCACTTTCATTATCTGGGCCGCAACCATTTGCCAGGGTCGCATCGTTTTGTGTACAACCTGAGTGTCCCAAAGTCACGTAAGGAGGAACTGCAATACTATTCTCTCGAGTAGTCGCTGAGTTGGAACTAACGTTAGAAGTGTCG harbors:
- a CDS encoding LIC_10463 family lipoprotein, with protein sequence MKKNISLCIIFSIFSLALLYNCGEEQRYEPLRFEKVTKAEASAFQAQVDGTILTGAWEYRFRIKQADRVTLLIEVLTDKPDLGVSLLRKGILFDSKIKCGDKISQLSPCKLEINNPEKGDYSLVLNHLSSDPSEVLSYRIFAAVHGPGYASVIWEEEVARR